Genomic DNA from Inediibacterium massiliense:
AGAATAGATATGAAAAATTCTATAAGTCATATCCTTTTAGAGGATTATCATGTAAAAGATGATAAAACGAGAGATGCCATTCTTCAAAAAGTACTGGATAAAATAAATAATGAAAAGGGGGAACAAAATGAATATTAATGAAGTTATTGTATATATCATGGTGATTTTTATGGTATTAGGAGCCATTGATAAAATTTTAGAAAATAGATTTGGTTTAGGAGAAAAATTTGAAGAAGGTATTATGGCAATGGGATCTTTAGCTGTAGCCATGGTAGGAGTTGTTTCTTTAGCTCCTGTTCTTGCAAAGGTTTTAAAACCTATTGTTATTCCAGTATATTCAAAATTAGGAGCAGATCCGGCTATGTTTGCAACCACTTTATTAGCCAATGATATGGGAGGATACCCCCTAGCGATAGAGCTTGCACAGAGTCCAGATGCAGGTCTTTTTGCAGGATTGATTCTAGGTTCTATGATGGGTCCTACAATTGTATTTACTATTCCAGTAGCTTTAGGAATTATTAAAAAAGAGGATCACAAATTTTTAGCAACAGGCATATTAGCTGGAATGATAACTATTCCCATTGGATGCTTAGTAGGAGGATTAGTGGCAGGATTTGAAATTTCAATGATTGTTAGTAATCTTGTCCCTATTATAATTGTAGCTTGTATTTTAGCATTAGGTCTTTGGATCATACCACAAATAATGATCAAAGCATTTACTATTTTTGGGAAATTGGTAGTAGCAGTGATTACGATTGGACTTGCAGCTATTACAATTGAAACATTAACAGGAATTGTAGTCATTCCTGGAATGGCACCTGTAACAGAAGGAATTCAAATTGTAGGGTCTATTGCATTGATGCTTGCAGGGGCATTTCCTATGGTGTATGTTATTACAAAAGTATTTAACAAACCATTGATAGGGCTTGGAAAAGTTTTGGGAATGGGAGAAGTTGCAGCAGCAGGAATGGTTGCTACTCTGGCTAATAATATTCCTATGTTTGGGCTTATGAAAGAT
This window encodes:
- the eutH gene encoding ethanolamine utilization protein EutH; protein product: MNINEVIVYIMVIFMVLGAIDKILENRFGLGEKFEEGIMAMGSLAVAMVGVVSLAPVLAKVLKPIVIPVYSKLGADPAMFATTLLANDMGGYPLAIELAQSPDAGLFAGLILGSMMGPTIVFTIPVALGIIKKEDHKFLATGILAGMITIPIGCLVGGLVAGFEISMIVSNLVPIIIVACILALGLWIIPQIMIKAFTIFGKLVVAVITIGLAAITIETLTGIVVIPGMAPVTEGIQIVGSIALMLAGAFPMVYVITKVFNKPLIGLGKVLGMGEVAAAGMVATLANNIPMFGLMKDMDDRGKIINIAFAVSASFVFGDHLGFTAGVNQDMIFPMVVGKLVGGITAVMLAMVISNKTMTKKESVE